The Triticum aestivum cultivar Chinese Spring chromosome 3A, IWGSC CS RefSeq v2.1, whole genome shotgun sequence genome includes a region encoding these proteins:
- the LOC123061325 gene encoding protein indeterminate-domain 7, translating to MYHHHLQQQQQQRGEAEAADQDQDSSMSNLTTSASASAKPPPPPPPTPASNKRKRSLPGNPDPESEVVALSPATLMATNRFLCEICGKGFQRDQNLQLHRRGHNLPWKLKQRGSKEVVRKKVYICPEASCVHHDPSRALGDLTGIKKHFFRKHGEKKWKCDKCSKKYAVQSDWKAHSKICGTREYKCDCGTVFSRRDSFITHRAFCDALTEESNKAISGGGLPLPPIAHAQHHAMLYSPHDLMQQHHHQELAAFQDHQHQVMQQNCNFDVKPEMQPWPTMPYDDVHHPLLQPLCSATAQSSATSVPTPTHHQQQQLPAAAAHLSATALLQKAAQMGATIGGAGAGGAGVHYTQMAGSATSATGSATFGLGLSCLSNQQMMSLARTASQGRSGEEGGASGGANDGMTRDFLGLRAFSHRDILGLAGFDSSCMGAAVNTAGNNTNMAPCYEPQQQGQPQPQPPQQQISNEPWHGMGSHS from the exons ATGTATCATCACCAtcttcagcagcagcagcagcagcgtggaGAAGCGGAAGCGGCAGATCAGGATCAGGACAGCAGCATGTCCAAcctcaccacctccgcctccgcttccgccaaacctcctcctcctcctcccccaacCCCGGCCTCCAACAAGCGCAAGCGAAGCCTACCCGGCAACCCCG ACCCAGAGTCGGAGGTGGTTGCGCTGTCTCCGGCGACGCTGATGGCGACGAACCGGTTCCTGTGTGAGATCTGCGGCAAGGGGTTCCAGCGCGACCAGAACCTGCAGCTGCACCGGCGCGGGCACAACCTGCCATGGAAGCTGAAGCAGCGCGGGAGCAAGGAGGTGGTGCGGAAGAAGGTGTACATCTGCCCGGAGGCGTCGTGCGTGCACCACGACCCGTCGCGCGCGCTGGGCGACCTCACCGGGATCAAGAAGCACTTCTTCCGCAAGCACGGCGAGAAGAAGTGGAAGTGCGACAAGTGCTCCAAGAAGTACGCCGTGCAGTCCGACTGGAAGGCGCACTCCAAGATCTGCGGCACCCGCGAGTACAAGTGCGACTGCGGGACCGTCTTCTCCAG GCGGGACAGCTTCATCACGCACCGGGCCTTCTGCGACGCGCTCACCGAGGAGAGCAACAAGGCCATCAGCGGGGGCGGCCTGCCACTGCCACCCATCGCGCACGCCCAGCACCACGCCATGCTCTATTCGCCGCACGATCTGatgcagcagcaccaccaccaggaGCTCGCCGCGTTCCAGGACCACCAGCACCAGGTCATGCAGCAGAATTGCAACTTCGACGTGAAGCCGGAGATGCAGCCGTGGCCAACCATGCCCTACGACGACGTCCACCACCCGCTGCTGCAGCCGCTCTGCAGCGCCACCGCGCAGAGCTCCGCCACGTCCGTGCCGACGCCTAcgcaccaccagcagcagcagcttcCCGCGGCAGCCGCGCACCTGTCGGCCACAGCGCTCCTACAGAAGGCGGCGCAGATGGGCGCCACCATCGGCGGGGCCGGCGCTGGCGGGGCGGGAGTGCACTACACCCAGATGGCCGGCTCGGCGACCAGCGCGACCGGCAGCGCCACGTTCGGGCTCGGCCTCTCGTGCCTCAGCAACCAGCAGATGATGAGCCTCGCCAGGACCGCCTCCCAGGGCCGGAGCGGCGAGGAAGGCGGCGCCTCGGGAGGGGCCAACGACGGCATGACCAGGGACttcctggggctgcgcgccttctCGCACCGCGACATCCTCGGCCTCGCCGGCTTTGACTCGTCGTGCATGGGCGCCGCCGTGAACACGGCCGGCAACAACACCAACATGGCTCCCTGCTACGAGCCACAGCAACAAGgacagccgcagccgcagccgccgcagcAGCAGATCAGCAACGAGCCGTGGCATGGCATGGGTAGCCATAGCTAG